A window of Methanofollis sp. genomic DNA:
TTGAAGGCGCGCGTGCCGAGGGTGCGGTAGCAGTCGATGACCCGGAGGATCCCCCGGGCGAGAGGGCGGATGCAGGGCCCGATATCGGCGGGGGAGGCGGCCGGCAGGATGCCACGCACCTCGCGCTCGCCGACCGGCACGGCACTTGCAAACCAGGGTATCACGTCCTCGAAGAGGAACCGGTCGGTGGCGACCTCTTCTTCGACGAGGTCGGCCCAGTACGACCGGCCGTGTTCCCGGCAGTATGCCCGGCTCCCCGCGAGGTACCGGCCCTGGAGGGAGGTCGGGCAGGGGTCGGCGATCCCCTGGAGATGAGGGTGGGCGATGCTCGCCCCGGCAGAGGGGAGATAGTTCCAGTTCAGCGAGACATAGCTCCCCTGTCCCTTCACCCCGTCCAGCAGGCCGGAGAGGGCGTCGGACACCTGGTCGACGGTAAAACGCTCGACGGCATGGGCACGGGTGATGACGGTCACAAGGTGCCAGTCGGCATAAGGATAGAGGTTCGGGAAGGTGACGCTCTCGCCCCGGTGGATCCGGGTGCCGTCGTCAAAGGTGGGGGTCTCGCGTTCCACCCGCCCCGGACAGAAGGGACAGTCTCCGGGGGGCGTGCCGGCATAGGGCAGACCGAGGTTCCGGCCGATCCGCTCAGGGGAGATGCGTGACGCGATTCCCGTCAGGGCCTCCCGGCGGACCTGGACCCTGCCGCTCGCATACGTGTCGACCGAAAACATGCCTGCATCCTCCGGTAGGAGGGAAGACGTGATAAAAGCACCTCTTTGAGGCGTTAGCGGCGGAT
This region includes:
- a CDS encoding galactose-1-phosphate uridylyltransferase, coding for MFSVDTYASGRVQVRREALTGIASRISPERIGRNLGLPYAGTPPGDCPFCPGRVERETPTFDDGTRIHRGESVTFPNLYPYADWHLVTVITRAHAVERFTVDQVSDALSGLLDGVKGQGSYVSLNWNYLPSAGASIAHPHLQGIADPCPTSLQGRYLAGSRAYCREHGRSYWADLVEEEVATDRFLFEDVIPWFASAVPVGEREVRGILPAASPADIGPCIRPLARGILRVIDCYRTLGTRAFNMALYCGATDDADSFSAVCSIIARLNPNPSSMTDSAFMERLHFEPVVMTLPEEFGRYFRESGC